One window of the Acaryochloris sp. CCMEE 5410 genome contains the following:
- a CDS encoding protelomerase family protein, with protein MRRWLKKLYDHPFLPAVASLGNTPQDRQVAEQWSTWMKQQWYDHGLKELKQQRNLMTEVRQALKKQLGEEHVVVETMNFSRDEWIQVNLSINDRVAARNEQQGLIEQPDAIVDRAKMLLDSRDWSEVAAGLAVVTGRRCTELLQTAEFIYSSPYSVWFTGALKRRKEAMELRFEIPTLAPAKHAIAALDLLRQQVNTVGLDLETINRKYSPPVAKACDLYFAELIPQRAGRGNLYTHLFRTIYARIATHWYAPPTVADVEYMAAIQGHFLIQNEQDTALRRSLASTRHYNDYKIGDGQGNIDGRQGIRLRDPGVQVLQVFQSAAPQLEPETLTEWEEQPMIRPVKRQRQRPKREISTLRLYQDERDRWIQVLDQFEPRGTQQEKMSVLLEWLEQSLKDGTSNKESADDLEQLAYLFIEPLQPLRDPEAIRTLCQQEIADLEQDYYPEDYLPLYKQAIAEAIRSGQLPLIDGKTAERTSYTKEGVNYEQRTHYALLFLDDLDHELEASQSDPSQRVTPIKSDITPKIDSTLDQTTPPSATDQKLDTLTTVLTQLIQVMQGEQAAPHPTPELETAQNENAQNNGHAHPAESPELSTADPDPSSPKKRGRRAGKTSAAAEAKISQAINAIMDYNNVPTRTFDEKWMISSSILKRLTKSYQGVIQRVLDARKDEIQLHHQAHGLKGRHNTRHGRAGVTIDQVIQLDFD; from the coding sequence ATGCGTCGCTGGCTAAAAAAACTATACGACCACCCATTTTTGCCTGCGGTAGCTTCTCTGGGAAATACCCCACAAGATCGGCAGGTTGCTGAGCAATGGTCAACCTGGATGAAACAGCAGTGGTATGACCATGGCCTCAAGGAGCTGAAGCAGCAGCGCAATTTAATGACTGAGGTACGACAGGCGTTGAAGAAGCAGTTGGGTGAGGAACATGTGGTCGTAGAGACCATGAATTTTTCACGGGATGAGTGGATTCAAGTTAATTTGTCGATTAATGATCGAGTCGCAGCCCGTAATGAACAGCAAGGGCTGATAGAGCAACCCGATGCCATTGTTGATCGCGCCAAGATGCTCCTGGATAGCCGAGACTGGTCAGAGGTTGCCGCTGGGTTAGCAGTGGTCACTGGACGTCGCTGTACAGAGCTATTGCAAACGGCTGAATTTATTTATTCCTCTCCCTATAGTGTCTGGTTTACTGGGGCCTTGAAGCGTCGGAAAGAAGCGATGGAGCTGCGCTTTGAAATTCCCACCCTTGCCCCAGCCAAACATGCGATCGCAGCCCTAGATCTGCTCAGACAACAAGTCAATACCGTGGGATTGGATCTGGAAACCATTAATCGGAAATACAGTCCTCCCGTGGCTAAAGCATGCGATCTCTATTTTGCTGAACTAATTCCCCAGCGAGCTGGGCGTGGCAATCTCTATACTCATTTATTTCGGACGATCTATGCTCGGATCGCTACCCATTGGTATGCGCCACCCACCGTGGCGGATGTTGAATATATGGCAGCGATCCAAGGCCATTTTTTAATCCAGAATGAGCAAGATACGGCACTCCGCCGGTCCCTTGCCTCCACTCGACACTACAATGACTACAAAATTGGGGACGGCCAGGGAAATATAGATGGTCGCCAAGGGATACGACTACGGGATCCAGGGGTGCAGGTCCTGCAAGTGTTCCAAAGTGCTGCCCCTCAACTTGAACCAGAAACCCTCACTGAATGGGAAGAACAACCAATGATCCGACCTGTTAAACGCCAACGCCAACGCCCCAAGCGGGAAATTTCAACCCTAAGACTTTACCAAGATGAACGGGATCGTTGGATCCAGGTACTCGACCAGTTTGAACCTCGTGGCACCCAACAAGAAAAGATGTCCGTTCTGCTGGAATGGCTGGAGCAATCCTTAAAAGACGGTACCTCAAACAAGGAGTCTGCGGATGATTTAGAGCAGCTAGCTTACCTATTTATTGAGCCACTACAGCCCCTTAGAGACCCAGAAGCCATCCGAACCCTATGTCAGCAGGAAATTGCTGATTTGGAACAGGATTACTATCCAGAAGATTACTTGCCGCTGTATAAACAGGCGATCGCAGAAGCCATTCGCTCGGGACAGCTGCCTTTAATAGACGGAAAAACAGCAGAACGAACCAGCTATACCAAAGAAGGTGTCAACTACGAGCAACGCACCCATTATGCTCTGTTATTTCTAGATGATTTGGATCATGAACTGGAAGCTTCTCAATCGGATCCGTCGCAGCGAGTTACACCTATTAAATCGGACATTACACCTAAAATTGATTCAACGCTTGATCAAACAACCCCACCATCCGCAACCGATCAAAAGTTAGATACCCTGACCACGGTGCTGACCCAGCTTATCCAAGTGATGCAGGGGGAGCAGGCCGCTCCACACCCCACTCCAGAGCTGGAAACTGCCCAGAATGAAAACGCCCAAAATAATGGTCATGCCCATCCGGCTGAATCTCCTGAACTTTCTACTGCAGATCCAGACCCTTCTTCTCCTAAAAAGAGAGGAAGGCGGGCAGGGAAGACGTCTGCCGCTGCAGAGGCCAAAATCTCCCAGGCCATTAATGCAATCATGGACTACAACAATGTTCCCACCCGGACTTTTGATGAAAAATGGATGATTAGCTCATCGATTCTCAAACGGCTCACCAAGTCCTACCAAGGCGTGATTCAGCGGGTCCTAGATGCTCGCAAAGATGAAATTCAACTTCACCATCAGGCCCATGGATTGAAAGGTCGTCATAATACTCGTCACGGTCGAGCTGGGGTCACCATTGATCAAGTGATTCAACTGGACTTTGATTAA